A genomic stretch from Candidatus Hydrogenedentota bacterium includes:
- a CDS encoding DUF2207 domain-containing protein: protein MIRPLAIAAACLVVCSAVAQENESERILSYHADITVNADASLLVRETIRVYVLGVGIKHGIFRDFPTIYRDFPNNYRTPWLTRFTTTFELQDVTLDGAPVPHHEEMKTNGVRTYIGDPDAFVPPGEHTYSITYRTQHQLAYWDNEDELYWNVTGNGWEFPIEAVEARVRFERPLPSRDVRMNGFTGAKGSTEQAYEWTMGPGNDVVFRTTRSLYAQEGFTISIIFPKGLVDRPAFAATVRKWASDNYAIRVSLLGTVLTFAYFVFAWTLVGKDPAPGEFRARSEPPKEFGPAAMRYLTRMGFDNQTFATALVSLAVKKHVQISQTDKYFTVKRLDTQESDCTPDEKAVLHALLRKGDSVTFKQANHARISKAIKACHDALRAQYETRYFITNAGYALPGTLLAMGTIGAALFLSPHQADKPILFLGIWLTFWSLGCFLLAHMVVAAWRLAFKGIGQFASALFITAFAAPFFAAEIFVTAIMFGSNAFWVLPLIVVLAAMNWLFYQLMKSPTKLGRRALDEIDGFRAYLDGGRNLPQSATMTTPEAIEFNAYFPYAMALDLDTEWAGRFAAELEGAQRDDPRHNAYRPYWYDGDLWDRRGMSSFSGSIASAMSSEISSSSIAPGTSSGGSSGGSSGGSSGGGGGGGGGGGW from the coding sequence GTGATCCGTCCGCTCGCGATTGCCGCGGCGTGCCTTGTCGTATGCTCCGCCGTTGCCCAGGAGAACGAAAGCGAGCGCATTCTCTCGTACCACGCCGACATCACCGTCAACGCGGACGCTTCGTTGCTTGTTCGCGAGACGATTCGCGTTTACGTGCTCGGCGTCGGTATCAAGCACGGCATCTTTCGCGATTTCCCGACGATCTACCGCGACTTTCCGAACAATTACAGGACACCGTGGCTGACGCGGTTCACGACAACGTTCGAGTTGCAGGACGTCACGCTCGACGGCGCGCCGGTGCCGCACCACGAAGAAATGAAGACCAACGGCGTGCGCACCTATATTGGCGATCCGGACGCGTTCGTGCCGCCCGGCGAACATACCTACTCGATCACCTACCGCACGCAGCACCAACTCGCGTACTGGGACAACGAGGACGAACTGTATTGGAACGTCACCGGCAACGGGTGGGAATTCCCCATCGAGGCTGTCGAGGCGCGTGTCCGGTTCGAGCGGCCGCTGCCATCGCGCGACGTGCGCATGAACGGGTTCACCGGCGCGAAAGGGTCCACCGAACAGGCGTACGAGTGGACGATGGGGCCCGGCAACGACGTGGTCTTTCGCACGACGCGCTCGCTGTATGCGCAGGAAGGGTTCACAATCTCCATAATTTTCCCGAAGGGCCTCGTAGATCGCCCGGCATTTGCCGCAACCGTCAGGAAATGGGCCTCGGACAACTACGCCATTCGTGTCAGTCTCCTGGGTACCGTGCTTACCTTCGCGTATTTCGTCTTTGCGTGGACGCTCGTCGGCAAAGACCCCGCGCCGGGCGAATTTCGCGCGCGGTCCGAGCCACCCAAGGAATTCGGCCCCGCCGCGATGCGCTACCTCACACGCATGGGGTTCGACAATCAAACGTTCGCGACGGCGCTGGTCAGTCTCGCGGTGAAGAAGCACGTCCAGATTTCGCAGACCGACAAATACTTCACCGTGAAACGGCTCGACACGCAGGAATCCGATTGCACGCCGGACGAGAAGGCGGTGTTGCACGCGCTGCTGCGAAAAGGCGATTCGGTCACGTTCAAACAAGCCAACCATGCGCGGATATCGAAAGCGATCAAGGCGTGCCACGACGCGTTGCGCGCGCAGTACGAGACACGGTACTTCATCACGAACGCCGGTTACGCCCTTCCCGGCACGTTGCTCGCCATGGGCACGATCGGCGCGGCGCTGTTCCTTTCTCCCCACCAGGCCGACAAGCCCATATTGTTCCTCGGCATCTGGCTCACGTTCTGGTCGCTCGGGTGTTTTCTGCTCGCGCACATGGTCGTGGCGGCGTGGCGGCTCGCATTCAAAGGCATCGGCCAATTCGCCAGCGCGCTGTTCATTACGGCGTTCGCGGCCCCGTTTTTCGCAGCGGAGATTTTCGTGACCGCGATCATGTTCGGGAGCAACGCGTTTTGGGTGTTGCCGCTTATCGTCGTGTTGGCCGCGATGAACTGGCTGTTCTACCAACTCATGAAGTCGCCCACGAAACTCGGCCGCCGCGCGCTCGACGAGATCGACGGGTTCCGCGCATACCTCGATGGCGGACGCAACCTGCCGCAGTCCGCGACCATGACCACGCCCGAGGCCATCGAGTTCAACGCGTACTTTCCCTACGCGATGGCGCTCGACCTCGATACCGAATGGGCCGGCCGCTTCGCCGCCGAACTCGAAGGCGCGCAGCGGGACGACCCGCGCCACAACGCCTACCGTCCCTATTGGTACGACGGCGACCTGTGGGACCGCCGCGGCATGAGCAGCTTCTCCGGTTCGATCGCGTCCGCCATGTCGTCGGAGATATCGTCGTCGTCCATCGCGCCCGGCACCAGTTCCGGGGGCTCCTCCGGCGGCTCGTCGGGCGGTTCCTCCGGTGGTGGCGGCGGAGGCGGTGGCGGCGGCGGCTGGTGA
- a CDS encoding NAD(P)-dependent alcohol dehydrogenase translates to MKVVEIRDAFGFEHLKVCERPAPAPGPGQVLVNVKAASLNYRDLLTIQGFYNPKQKLPLIPCSDGAGEVAAIGDGVTRIKAGDRVAGCFAQGWIAGPPSREKLLNTTLGGPLDGMLAEQVVLHEDGVVKIPEHLTNEEAAALPCAALTAWSALVRHSHTRPGDSVLVLGTGGVSVFALQFARMMGATVIVTSSSDDKLARAKALGAAHGINYATNPNWSKQVRELTGGDGVDHVIEVGGTGTLTQSMRCVKMGGTISLIGVLSGPEAPLNLTPILMQDIRVQGVIVGPRDSFEDMNRAIALHELKPVVDRVFPMVDIHAAVEYMAAGKHFGKVCVRVA, encoded by the coding sequence ATGAAAGTTGTCGAGATTCGGGATGCGTTCGGGTTTGAACACTTGAAAGTGTGCGAGCGGCCCGCGCCCGCCCCCGGTCCCGGCCAGGTACTCGTCAATGTAAAGGCAGCGTCGCTCAATTATCGCGACCTGCTCACCATTCAGGGATTCTACAATCCGAAACAAAAACTGCCGCTGATTCCATGTTCGGACGGCGCAGGCGAGGTCGCCGCGATTGGCGATGGCGTGACGCGCATAAAAGCCGGCGACCGCGTGGCGGGGTGTTTTGCCCAAGGATGGATTGCCGGCCCGCCATCGCGCGAGAAACTGTTGAACACGACATTGGGCGGTCCACTCGACGGCATGCTGGCCGAGCAAGTCGTGCTGCACGAAGATGGCGTCGTGAAAATTCCCGAACATTTGACGAACGAAGAAGCGGCGGCGCTTCCTTGCGCCGCCCTCACCGCGTGGAGCGCGCTGGTGCGGCATAGCCATACCAGGCCGGGCGATTCCGTCCTCGTGCTCGGCACCGGCGGCGTCTCGGTCTTTGCGCTGCAATTCGCGCGCATGATGGGCGCGACGGTTATCGTCACGTCGAGCAGCGACGATAAACTCGCGCGGGCGAAGGCGCTTGGCGCGGCGCACGGCATCAACTACGCGACGAACCCGAACTGGTCCAAACAGGTGCGCGAATTGACCGGCGGCGACGGCGTCGATCATGTCATTGAAGTCGGCGGCACCGGCACGCTGACGCAATCGATGCGCTGTGTCAAGATGGGCGGCACGATCAGTCTCATCGGCGTGTTGTCCGGCCCCGAGGCGCCACTGAACCTCACGCCCATCCTGATGCAGGACATCCGCGTGCAGGGCGTCATCGTCGGGCCGCGCGATTCATTCGAGGACATGAACCGCGCCATCGCGCTGCACGAACTCAAGCCGGTCGTCGATCGCGTGTTCCCTATGGTGGACATCCACGCCGCCGTCGAGTACATGGCCGCGGGAAAGCATTTCGGAAAGGTGTGCGTGCGCGTCGCTTAA
- a CDS encoding DivIVA domain-containing protein, with product MKQDRVISEVLGEEIALSPSDLLNQQFKRAGFGGYQRRQVDDFIERVADVLEGLINQVRQLKEKNEEQRRAIAEYEEIEAALRNTLMTSQHHGNQILDAARREAHVIIEEAKLKRAQAQSDATKLPTHLARDIQLLEQQRSRLRVELLAILETHRKLIDSLVPADVATTPMGFFEVGDPLGFPNDAPLAYAEEPIKPALESKSRDRAEEMEPDSAGEDQSMETPMPDLAGDGLEAAERDENHER from the coding sequence ATGAAACAAGACAGGGTAATCTCGGAGGTCTTGGGCGAGGAAATCGCGCTTTCGCCGAGCGATTTGCTGAATCAGCAGTTCAAGCGCGCCGGTTTTGGCGGCTATCAACGGCGGCAGGTGGACGATTTTATCGAGCGGGTCGCCGACGTGCTGGAAGGGTTGATCAACCAGGTGCGACAGCTCAAGGAGAAGAACGAGGAACAGCGGCGCGCCATCGCCGAGTACGAGGAGATCGAGGCCGCGCTGCGCAACACGCTGATGACCTCGCAGCACCACGGCAACCAGATTCTCGATGCCGCGCGCCGGGAAGCGCACGTGATTATCGAAGAAGCGAAACTGAAACGCGCCCAGGCGCAGTCCGACGCGACGAAGCTTCCCACGCACCTGGCGCGCGACATCCAACTGCTCGAACAGCAGCGATCGCGATTGCGCGTCGAGCTGCTCGCCATTCTCGAAACGCACCGAAAGCTTATTGACAGTCTGGTTCCCGCCGATGTCGCCACGACGCCCATGGGATTCTTCGAGGTGGGCGATCCGCTGGGTTTCCCGAACGACGCGCCGCTCGCATACGCCGAAGAACCCATCAAGCCCGCGCTGGAAAGTAAGTCGCGCGACAGGGCGGAGGAGATGGAACCGGATTCCGCCGGCGAGGATCAATCGATGGAAACGCCGATGCCAGATTTGGCAGGGGATGGACTGGAAGCGGCGGAACGGGACGAAAACCACGAGCGATAG
- a CDS encoding mechanosensitive ion channel: MTVSRTTRIALLHFALGHALLCALGAESAPVDTPPPTDPAAETRAKLREQLESYDQRIQQAEATATDEQAARIGVPIQELHDYALRLRETRSVFEEHVDALDAMAETRRSIAAAEAEIGSYSGLPDPPPYAPWVVDTYRDALDARTTQREIARRGVDQVKELAANASAELKGRQGDYAVANEKHVTNKDAAQSAKLEWAMQAAAAQRDLWQARVAHAQDALKLAEARLDLRDRELDLAERKQKDAESKEQYRPEDLEARRAELTTEREALEKERSAAEAQRDKTKKRLEEARTAFENSVEDEEYAVNQSILELRKVEAEAAQGKASLLREQMDTIYHLTEIWSARYSLHMAPKEFPLRQQRQRLQDYLDSLGVARRVQETREDVLRAEVRELSNRLARMQQSVNSLDNTQQFLKLRTGQLDQLAVSLAANDRADKLTQRVLAEIAAVEQRQSLGERLQQIGETAQMLWDKEIVNIDGQPLTLKKIGIALIILALGFAATRVLTRLVRRAFNARPHIDRTAAATIERVLHYGLLVMIVLFALSIVNIPLTVFTFFGGALAIGVGFGAQTLINNFISGMILMVERPIKIGDIVEVDGHRGLIAEIGARCSRVATFSGVDILVPNSAFLEKNVVNWTHGDSRARFSFVVKVAHETNTRDATRLIMKALEDHGNVLKTPGPSVLFIEFADNAFVFEVNFWLDLRITPDGRVVGSDLRHMIEHAFREAGIEFISPPKAPVADRPPDRQTSDGEQA, encoded by the coding sequence ATGACGGTTTCTCGCACGACTAGAATTGCCTTGCTGCACTTCGCGCTCGGTCACGCGCTGCTTTGCGCGCTGGGCGCGGAGTCCGCCCCAGTCGATACGCCGCCGCCGACCGACCCCGCCGCGGAAACGCGCGCCAAGCTGCGCGAACAGCTCGAGTCGTACGACCAGAGGATTCAGCAGGCGGAGGCAACGGCGACCGACGAGCAGGCGGCGCGAATCGGCGTGCCGATTCAGGAGTTGCACGACTACGCGCTCCGCCTGCGCGAGACGCGCTCCGTCTTCGAGGAGCACGTCGATGCGCTCGACGCAATGGCCGAGACGCGGCGTTCCATCGCCGCGGCGGAAGCGGAGATTGGTTCCTATTCGGGTCTTCCGGACCCGCCGCCGTACGCGCCGTGGGTGGTGGATACGTACCGCGACGCGCTCGATGCCCGCACGACCCAACGCGAGATTGCGCGCCGCGGGGTCGATCAGGTCAAGGAACTCGCCGCGAACGCCTCCGCCGAACTTAAAGGCCGGCAAGGCGATTACGCCGTGGCGAACGAGAAACACGTCACGAACAAGGACGCGGCGCAGAGCGCGAAACTCGAGTGGGCCATGCAGGCTGCCGCGGCCCAACGCGACCTGTGGCAGGCGCGCGTCGCACACGCGCAGGATGCGCTCAAGTTGGCCGAGGCCCGGCTCGACCTGCGCGACAGGGAGCTTGATCTTGCCGAACGCAAACAGAAAGACGCGGAATCGAAGGAGCAGTACCGTCCCGAGGATTTGGAGGCGCGCCGCGCGGAGCTGACAACCGAGCGCGAAGCGCTCGAGAAGGAGCGCAGCGCCGCCGAAGCGCAACGCGACAAGACAAAGAAGCGCCTCGAAGAGGCGCGCACGGCCTTCGAGAATTCCGTCGAGGACGAGGAGTACGCCGTCAATCAGTCGATCCTCGAACTGCGCAAGGTCGAGGCGGAAGCGGCGCAGGGGAAGGCATCGCTTCTGCGCGAACAAATGGACACGATTTACCACCTCACCGAGATTTGGAGCGCGCGGTACAGCCTGCACATGGCGCCCAAGGAATTCCCGCTGCGCCAGCAGCGCCAACGCCTGCAGGACTATCTGGACTCGCTCGGCGTCGCGCGCCGCGTGCAGGAAACGCGGGAGGATGTGCTCCGCGCGGAAGTGCGCGAGTTGAGCAACCGGCTCGCGCGGATGCAGCAGAGCGTGAACTCGCTCGATAACACGCAGCAGTTCCTGAAGCTGCGGACCGGGCAGCTCGATCAACTCGCCGTGTCGCTCGCGGCGAACGACCGCGCGGACAAGCTGACCCAACGGGTCCTGGCGGAAATCGCCGCCGTCGAACAGCGGCAGTCGCTGGGCGAGCGGCTGCAACAGATCGGCGAGACCGCCCAAATGCTGTGGGACAAGGAAATAGTCAATATTGACGGGCAGCCGCTGACGCTGAAGAAGATCGGCATAGCGCTCATCATCCTCGCGCTGGGGTTCGCGGCCACGCGCGTGCTCACGCGTCTGGTGCGCCGCGCCTTTAACGCGCGCCCGCACATCGACCGGACGGCGGCAGCGACAATCGAGCGCGTGTTGCATTACGGCCTGCTCGTGATGATCGTGCTGTTCGCGCTGAGCATCGTCAATATCCCATTGACGGTGTTCACGTTTTTCGGCGGCGCGCTCGCGATTGGCGTCGGGTTTGGCGCGCAGACGCTTATCAACAATTTCATCAGCGGCATGATTCTCATGGTCGAGAGACCGATTAAGATCGGCGATATCGTCGAGGTGGACGGTCATCGGGGCCTGATTGCGGAGATCGGCGCGCGTTGTTCGCGCGTCGCGACGTTCAGCGGTGTGGATATCCTGGTGCCGAACAGCGCGTTCCTCGAAAAGAACGTCGTCAACTGGACGCACGGCGACAGCAGGGCGCGGTTCTCGTTCGTCGTTAAAGTGGCCCACGAGACCAACACGCGAGACGCTACGCGGTTGATCATGAAAGCGCTGGAGGACCACGGCAACGTACTGAAAACGCCGGGGCCGTCCGTATTGTTCATCGAGTTCGCCGACAATGCGTTCGTATTCGAGGTAAACTTCTGGCTCGATTTGCGCATCACACCCGACGGCCGCGTCGTTGGGAGCGACCTCCGCCACATGATCGAACATGCCTTCCGCGAAGCCGGCATTGAATTCATCTCGCCGCCCAAAGCCCCGGTCGCGGACCGCCCCCCCGACCGCCAAACCAGCGACGGAGAACAGGCGTGA
- a CDS encoding glycosyltransferase: MNDRVTAPRQKTVLPTNVPPAPEELWKRKYESFGLVFARFLALLTIIAAPITGSAILATLAIVAFVLQILTNQVRRSMFVRNLYGLPCLRPDQPVAPDPAAWPGVSFISPARNEEAGIEVAARSVAALDYPDIEVIYVDDHSTDSTPAILDRLAAEFPRLRVLHDPPSQEGWLGKANAVWHGLADSDASKPWVVLADADVVFEPGALRQAIALAVANKLDFLTCVAYIDNGSLGEELYMPCAWAGIIQGSHYNRLNEPRTPAIGIGAFTLVKRSIYLSSGGHAAIYDRHPEDTLLAALVRKHGGNMGVCWTPSMIRVRIYRGFNQLQQFIVRKIRMQSEDRIARMGNRVVYLLIQDVLPLPMFVAACVRQIAIGDFSFSMTFYAIMALITYLTNVGAFEKFRHIARMRRYLEWFHPIGGLLRIYFYIVAALQVAARRGMEWRGRDYTHR; this comes from the coding sequence ATGAACGACCGCGTAACGGCGCCCCGCCAGAAGACCGTGCTTCCCACCAATGTCCCGCCCGCGCCGGAAGAACTGTGGAAGCGGAAATATGAGTCGTTCGGGCTCGTTTTCGCGCGCTTCCTGGCGCTGTTGACGATTATCGCCGCGCCGATCACCGGATCGGCGATTCTGGCGACGCTCGCCATCGTTGCGTTTGTGTTGCAGATACTCACAAACCAGGTTCGGCGGTCCATGTTTGTCCGAAATCTGTATGGACTGCCGTGCCTGCGGCCGGACCAGCCCGTCGCGCCCGATCCCGCGGCGTGGCCGGGCGTCTCGTTCATCTCGCCCGCGCGCAACGAAGAAGCAGGAATAGAAGTGGCGGCGCGCAGCGTCGCAGCGTTGGATTATCCCGACATCGAGGTCATCTACGTCGACGACCATTCGACGGACTCGACGCCGGCGATTCTCGACCGGCTCGCGGCGGAGTTTCCGCGGCTGCGGGTCCTGCACGATCCGCCGTCGCAGGAGGGCTGGCTCGGCAAGGCGAACGCCGTATGGCATGGGCTGGCCGATAGCGACGCGTCCAAACCCTGGGTCGTGTTGGCCGACGCGGACGTCGTGTTCGAGCCGGGCGCCCTGCGCCAGGCCATCGCGCTGGCCGTCGCGAACAAGCTCGACTTTCTGACGTGCGTCGCGTACATCGACAACGGATCGTTGGGCGAAGAACTGTACATGCCCTGCGCGTGGGCGGGCATTATCCAAGGGTCGCACTACAACCGGCTCAACGAACCGCGCACGCCCGCCATCGGCATTGGCGCGTTCACCTTGGTCAAACGCTCGATCTACCTGTCGAGCGGCGGGCATGCCGCAATTTACGATCGGCACCCGGAAGATACGCTGCTCGCCGCGCTCGTCCGTAAGCATGGCGGCAACATGGGGGTGTGCTGGACGCCGTCGATGATCCGCGTGCGCATCTACCGCGGGTTCAACCAACTGCAGCAATTCATCGTGCGGAAGATTCGCATGCAGTCGGAGGACCGGATAGCACGGATGGGAAATCGAGTCGTCTACCTGCTGATTCAGGACGTGCTGCCGCTGCCGATGTTCGTGGCCGCGTGCGTCCGCCAGATCGCGATTGGCGATTTCAGTTTCTCGATGACGTTCTATGCGATCATGGCGCTAATAACGTACCTGACAAACGTCGGCGCGTTCGAAAAGTTTCGGCACATTGCGCGCATGCGGCGGTATCTCGAGTGGTTCCATCCCATTGGCGGGCTGTTGCGCATCTATTTTTACATCGTCGCGGCGCTTCAAGTGGCCGCGCGCAGGGGGATGGAATGGCGCGGGCGGGACTACACGCACCGTTAA
- a CDS encoding pyrroline-5-carboxylate reductase — protein MGRAIAVGLVEKGAIAAEHLAVYDVDAGKQQQARELGAAVHGNPSELAAASDVILLAVKPQTMAEALEQLKSGLAPRTLIVSIAAGVSIAFIAKRLGEQTRVVRVMPNTPALVNAGAAGIALAANCTAEDQGIARAIFESIGVVEFVNEPLIDAVTALSGSGPAYFFYMVECLVKAAQQQGLTEKQATALATQTLLGSGLLLQQSGESAATLRERVTSKGGTTEAALKTFREKGLEGAIAAGVQAAVARAKELGQ, from the coding sequence ATGGGGCGAGCGATTGCCGTCGGACTGGTCGAAAAGGGCGCAATTGCGGCAGAGCATCTCGCCGTGTATGACGTGGATGCCGGCAAACAGCAGCAGGCCCGGGAGCTTGGCGCTGCGGTCCACGGAAATCCTTCCGAGCTTGCAGCGGCGAGCGATGTAATTCTGCTGGCCGTGAAGCCGCAAACGATGGCCGAGGCGCTCGAGCAACTCAAGTCAGGACTGGCACCGCGAACGCTTATCGTGTCGATTGCCGCGGGTGTCTCGATCGCGTTCATTGCGAAAAGGCTGGGGGAGCAGACCCGTGTCGTGCGTGTTATGCCGAACACCCCCGCGCTGGTGAATGCCGGGGCGGCGGGTATCGCGCTGGCGGCGAATTGCACCGCGGAAGACCAGGGAATCGCGCGCGCGATTTTCGAGTCGATCGGCGTGGTCGAATTTGTCAACGAACCACTAATCGACGCCGTGACCGCGTTGAGCGGCAGCGGGCCGGCCTATTTCTTCTACATGGTCGAGTGTCTCGTGAAGGCCGCGCAACAACAGGGACTAACGGAAAAGCAGGCCACCGCGCTCGCCACGCAAACGCTGTTGGGTTCGGGGCTCCTGTTGCAGCAGTCCGGTGAAAGCGCCGCCACGTTGCGCGAGCGCGTCACGTCGAAGGGTGGCACCACCGAAGCCGCGCTCAAGACGTTTCGCGAGAAGGGTCTTGAGGGCGCGATAGCCGCAGGTGTGCAGGCCGCCGTGGCCCGCGCAAAGGAATTGGGGCAATAA
- a CDS encoding outer membrane lipoprotein carrier protein LolA, giving the protein MIASLLVGVCSALSAEQSVEAFFAEFAAKREHIQSLSATFRQEERSVDEDKVSGGRIVFVKPKQLLFEYLDPKITYAIDGMRVYEYEAELEQVQAYDVEDSAQADAFFIAFDNDAGRLREAYNATLVEAGPDACGQRVLKLAPKTPASADDALAQPYKEIRLYLRQDDLLPCRMHAVVDDETSVIVDIDHYKINEANTDNSIRFHVPEGTKIIINEADVEVAGPGGKDLPVPPADAAAESERK; this is encoded by the coding sequence ATGATTGCGAGTCTTCTTGTAGGTGTCTGCTCCGCGCTCTCCGCCGAACAATCGGTCGAAGCTTTCTTTGCCGAGTTCGCGGCAAAGCGCGAACACATACAGTCGCTTTCCGCGACATTCCGCCAGGAGGAGCGCTCCGTCGACGAAGACAAGGTCAGCGGCGGCCGGATTGTTTTCGTGAAACCGAAGCAACTCCTGTTCGAGTACCTCGATCCAAAGATTACGTACGCCATCGACGGTATGCGCGTGTACGAGTACGAGGCCGAGTTGGAGCAGGTGCAAGCGTACGACGTCGAAGACAGCGCGCAGGCCGACGCGTTTTTCATTGCGTTTGACAACGACGCGGGCCGCCTGCGCGAAGCGTATAACGCGACGCTCGTCGAAGCCGGGCCGGACGCTTGCGGTCAGCGCGTTCTGAAGCTGGCGCCGAAGACCCCCGCGTCGGCGGACGATGCGCTCGCGCAGCCGTACAAGGAGATTCGTCTCTATCTCCGGCAGGACGATTTGCTGCCGTGCAGAATGCACGCCGTCGTGGACGACGAGACGTCCGTGATCGTCGATATCGATCACTACAAGATCAACGAGGCCAACACCGACAATTCAATTCGCTTTCATGTTCCCGAGGGGACAAAGATCATCATCAACGAGGCCGATGTCGAGGTGGCGGGACCCGGCGGCAAGGATCTGCCCGTGCCGCCCGCGGACGCGGCTGCCGAGTCCGAACGGAAGTAA